The Hyphococcus flavus genome contains a region encoding:
- a CDS encoding DsbA family protein, producing MLKVKTAIGAALAGAFVLGAIVVGFSSAQTDNTPRDEAASHAPRESEKLETSFSDLQEDEIRDLVRAYLLDNPEVIIEAVNVYSTRERAADEARTRQLVSENLNLLTDPAFGYVAGKNPQQAKVAVIELFDYHCGYCKRAAGLVQEITKTDSDVKVVFRELPLLRKESEYAAEMALAAREQGKFLEFHFAMLNSSGVLTKERVQKIARDNGLDVAKMEAEIEKGEIVSIITENHQLAGALGIDYTPAFIIASLNGEFVDFVPGFDEDLVKEKIKQAKEAAG from the coding sequence ATGTTGAAGGTTAAAACAGCAATTGGCGCGGCGCTGGCCGGTGCATTCGTTTTGGGAGCGATCGTTGTCGGATTTTCTTCCGCACAGACTGACAATACGCCACGAGATGAAGCTGCCTCTCACGCGCCTCGAGAGTCCGAAAAACTTGAAACATCGTTCTCGGATTTACAAGAAGATGAAATTCGCGATTTGGTCCGGGCGTATTTGCTGGACAACCCTGAAGTCATCATCGAAGCCGTCAACGTCTACAGCACCCGTGAACGCGCCGCCGATGAGGCGCGAACTCGCCAGCTCGTATCTGAAAACCTTAACCTGCTGACCGACCCGGCCTTTGGTTATGTTGCCGGCAAAAACCCGCAACAGGCAAAAGTCGCCGTCATCGAACTCTTTGATTATCACTGCGGATACTGCAAACGCGCCGCAGGTCTGGTGCAAGAGATCACAAAAACCGACAGCGACGTGAAGGTCGTTTTCCGCGAACTTCCATTGTTGCGTAAAGAGTCCGAATATGCAGCCGAGATGGCGCTCGCCGCCCGCGAACAGGGCAAGTTTCTAGAATTTCACTTTGCCATGCTGAATTCATCCGGCGTGCTCACAAAGGAACGCGTGCAGAAAATCGCGCGCGATAACGGGCTCGATGTGGCGAAAATGGAAGCGGAGATCGAAAAAGGCGAGATTGTCAGCATTATCACCGAGAACCATCAGCTCGCCGGCGCGTTGGGCATTGATTATACGCCTGCGTTCATCATCGCTTCGTTAAACGGCGAATTTGTGGACTTTGTTCCCGGCTTTGACGAGGATCTGGTGAAAGAAAAAATCAAACAAGCGAAAGAAGCAGCGGGCTAG
- a CDS encoding M48 family metalloprotease, with the protein MSRSRSQRNFFRRMVIAAMAAATAVAGPAAQAQGISLLRDAEIEKYLEDYSWPIFEAAGLPPSSIEILIVNDQSINAFAGGRYMGMNSGMITFVETPNELEAVIAHEAGHLKANHSTRTQDAASNAGVPMLVGLVLAAGAVAAGAPDAGLGLFSLGQTVGTANFLKYSRGQESTADQLSITFLDRVGHSSQGALDLWGRMRNSQIITGNRINPYFQTHPMANTRLSALKERAQESPYFEKEDSPEEIHRLRLIQAKIKGFLQEPNQTLREYPLSDQSEPAHYARSIAHYKYSDIENALKEVRTLTEAHPDNPYYRELEGQILFEYGRTLESIEPHRRTIELVPDNALFRINLGRALLGAGGPEQLQEAEQELKRATILERDNSYAWFELARVYGAQGKEPLADLATAESRFHLGAKADANRFARRAMRGIRRGTPEWRQAADIIMATQPEGGGQPLPTGVEEDAPKPLPAPEEKSDRPDVPDPIVINEGGR; encoded by the coding sequence ATGTCTCGATCCCGGTCCCAACGAAACTTTTTCCGGCGGATGGTGATAGCGGCGATGGCGGCGGCCACGGCGGTCGCCGGCCCCGCCGCGCAGGCGCAGGGCATATCGCTGTTGCGGGATGCCGAGATCGAAAAATATCTCGAAGATTATTCGTGGCCGATTTTCGAGGCTGCCGGTCTTCCTCCCAGCTCGATCGAAATTCTTATCGTCAACGATCAGTCGATCAACGCCTTCGCCGGCGGGCGGTACATGGGCATGAACAGCGGCATGATCACGTTTGTCGAAACACCGAACGAACTCGAAGCCGTCATCGCTCACGAAGCCGGGCACCTGAAGGCAAACCATTCAACGCGTACTCAAGACGCTGCATCAAATGCCGGCGTGCCCATGCTGGTCGGGCTTGTCCTGGCTGCAGGCGCCGTCGCCGCCGGAGCGCCTGACGCGGGGCTTGGATTGTTCAGCCTCGGCCAAACAGTCGGCACGGCGAATTTTCTGAAATATAGCCGTGGTCAGGAATCGACCGCTGACCAACTATCTATAACGTTTCTCGACCGCGTGGGTCATTCCAGCCAAGGCGCGCTGGATCTATGGGGCCGGATGAGAAATTCTCAGATCATAACGGGCAACAGGATCAACCCTTATTTTCAAACTCACCCGATGGCGAATACGCGATTGAGTGCGTTGAAAGAGCGTGCGCAAGAGTCTCCCTATTTTGAAAAAGAAGACAGCCCGGAGGAAATCCACCGTCTTCGTCTTATTCAGGCGAAAATCAAGGGCTTTCTCCAGGAACCAAATCAGACCCTTCGCGAATATCCGTTGTCGGATCAGTCAGAGCCCGCGCATTACGCAAGGTCTATTGCGCATTACAAATACTCAGACATCGAAAATGCCTTGAAAGAAGTTCGGACCTTAACTGAGGCGCACCCCGATAATCCTTATTATCGGGAACTTGAGGGGCAAATACTGTTTGAATACGGACGGACGCTGGAATCAATTGAGCCGCACCGTAGGACCATTGAACTCGTGCCCGACAACGCGCTGTTTCGGATTAACCTCGGACGCGCCCTCCTTGGCGCTGGCGGGCCCGAGCAGTTGCAAGAAGCTGAGCAGGAGTTGAAACGGGCGACTATTCTTGAACGGGACAACAGTTATGCGTGGTTTGAACTGGCCCGCGTCTATGGCGCGCAAGGAAAAGAACCGCTTGCGGACCTTGCAACGGCGGAGTCACGATTCCATTTGGGCGCGAAGGCGGATGCAAACCGGTTCGCACGGCGCGCCATGCGCGGCATCAGGCGCGGCACACCGGAATGGCGGCAAGCAGCCGATATCATCATGGCGACGCAGCCTGAAGGCGGCGGTCAGCCCTTGCCCACCGGTGTCGAAGAAGACGCACCCAAACCTCTTCCCGCGCCTGAAGAAAAATCTGACCGGCCCGACGTTCCCGACCCCATTGTGATCAATGAGGGCGGTCGCTGA